In Camelus dromedarius isolate mCamDro1 chromosome 3, mCamDro1.pat, whole genome shotgun sequence, one DNA window encodes the following:
- the LOC105097004 gene encoding secretoglobin family 3A member 2: MKLVTVFLLVAISICSYSATAFLLSGLAAPVNDVVPLPVDKILPSLSPLKLLLETLGISVEHLLDGLRKCVNELGPEAADSVKKLLEALSYLV, translated from the exons ATGAAGCTGGTCACTGTGTTCCTGCTGGTGGCCATCAGCATTTGCAGTTACTCTG CCACCGCATTCCTCCTCAGTGGTTTGGCAGCTCCTGTCAACGATGTCGTACCTTTACCTGTGGACAAAATTCTCCCCAGCTTGAGCCCATTAAAGCTACTTCTGGAAACTCTGGGCATTTCTGTTGAGCACCTTCTGGACGGGCTGAGGAAATGTGTGAATGAGCTGGGACCGGAGGCTGCGGATTCCGTGAAGAAACTGCTG GAGGCCCTCTCGTATCTGGTGTGA